CCACGCAGCGTCGATATTGCGGATGAATTCCCGATTTCATTTTTTTAAATGCGTCTCGGACGCCCGTTAAATATAAGCATTTACCAGCCCTCGCGCTACCGCACAACCGGGCGATGGCCGCTGATTGTCCTGGCTCTCCTGTTCCTACTGGCGGCAGCGGGAGGAACGGACGCTGCCCGGCTCCTGCCGGCCGGTTTTGCCCCACCGGGGCAAAACTTGTTCACCCCCCTGTTAGGACTTGGTCCTCCAGGTAATCCCAAGGCCGCGCTGGCGGTGATCGACTCGCTGTTGGTGCTCCAACGCGAGTTGCTGCTCCATCCCGCCATCTCGCCCCGCCTCATGCTGGTGGAAGACAGTTTGCCCGCTCGTCAATCCACGCTCCTGCGAGCCGCCGCGCTCTATGCCGATCCCAAAGTACGCTGGCAGCTAATGGTCCCGGACACCCATTATATCAGCGCTCGGGGATATCCGGAGGGCACCGATTTCCTGTACGACATCGCGCCCAACCCAGGCCCACCACGCCAACCGCGCGAGTACACTGGTACGTTCGCGCTGACCCCCGCCACGCCAGTGATCGATGGAATGCCCGACAGCGTAATCGCTCGCCTCGAGGGTGCACTGTACTTGTCCGATTTCAACCCCACCCAGGCTCTCACCGTGATCGCCGGCGCCTTACGCGAAATCTACGGCAGGCTGACCCCGCCTTGGGATAGCGCGCCAGGCGTTTTCAACGACCACGACCGGGCGGCGATGGCGCGCCTGGGTCGGGATCTGCCGACATTGCGCGGGGAAATCGAGCGCGATTTCGCGATCGGCAATCTGCTTGACGAGTTCGCCGATCGCCAGGGCCCCTATGTGCTGGTCAACCTCGACATCAAGATTCGTGGCACCGCGCTGACCGACTATCCCCACCTGCGCCGCTTTTATCAGCGGCTAACCGCTCGTGTGGAGGGCTATTGCGACGTCACCGACACCGCGGACCGTCGTTGGCTCCATCTGGGCTTCGACCTGGGTCATTTCTATGTTGTTTTCATGCTGCGCGACGGACGCCCGGTGCCCTTCGACGAGCAGATGCACCCGGCGGGACCGCCCCTGGACCTAACAGAGCGCACCTCAGGCCGGTTCCAAACCACAACTTCGCTGTGGGTCAATCGGCTGGGGGTCAAGCTCGGCATTGGTGAGCTGCGCTACGCCAGCAGCTTTGATGCGCACGACGGCCAGCTGTCGATCCGTAGCCGCATGACCGAGGAGCCGGAAATCCTGGCGCCGCCCGGAATTCACGCACTCATAATGCTGATGGCCGGCCGCTTCATGCGCACCCTGGCGCAAGGCAGTCACGGCCGCGGTGCCAGCGCCTACCTCGACGCGACGCCGCAGCCCCAAGGTATGATGTTGTCGGGCGGAATGGCGGGGGAATTCGAATACTCGCCCGCACTGGAGATTATCGCACGGGTGGGAGACGCTATCGTGGCCGCCAACGACGATCAGGTGCGGGCCGATGAACGGGGCCTGTTGGGGCGTCTGCTGGGCGCCGCCGACCGCGATTATCGCCGTGCGCGACCGCGCCTGCTAAGCGACAATTAACTCGAGCGCGTGCTCGAGCCGTGCTACCGACCGATGGGCCCCCAGCACCGCGATCACTTGAAAGATTCCCGGGCTGACCGTGCCGCCGGTCAAGGCTACGCGCACGGGCTGGGCCAATTGCCCAAGCTTGAGCTCGAAACGTTGCAGAACCTGCGTGAAAGCAGCCTCGATCGCGCTTTCGCTAAAGTCGCCGTTAAGCTGGCTCAGCGCCTGCGCCAGGGCCCGCAGCGGCGCGGCTATCTCCGGGCGCAGGAACTTGACGCGAGCCTTGTCGTCGATCGCAATATCGTCAGTCAGGTAGAAGCGCGCGAACTCGACCAATTCCACCAGGGTTTTGGCGCGCTCGCGCAATGTCCCTACCATTCGCTCCAGCCATTGCCGGTCGGACGGCACCGGCAGTCCGGCCCGCTCGATAAAGGGCACCACCTCGCGCGCCAATTGCTCGTTGCTGCGCAGCTTCAAGTAATGAAAATTCAGCCATAGGAGCTTTTCCGGATTGAAAATGCCCGGCGATTTGCCGCACGCCTCGAAACTGAAGTATTCGATTAACTCCTGCTTGGAAAAGATTTCCTGATCGCCGTGTGACCAACCCAGCCGGGCCAGGTAATTAAGCAGGGTTTCGGGAAAATAGCCGGCGTCGCGATAAGCAAAGACTGAGGTCGCGCCATGGCGTTTGGATAACGGCTTGCCGTCGGAACCCATCACCATCGGCAAATGAGCGAAGGCGGGCGGAGTATGCCCCAGCGCCTCGAAAATTTGAATCTGACGTGGTGTGTTGGGCAGATGGTCGTCGCCTCGGATGACGTGGGTCACGCCAAAGTCGCTATCGTCGATCACACTGGCGAAATTGTAGGTCGGCACCCCGTCGGAGCGAAAAATGATCAAATCGTCCAGCTCGCGGTTGTCGAACACCGCCACCCCCTTGACCAGATCCTGGACCACCGTCTCGCCCTCGTCGGGCGAGCGAAAACGGATGGTGTAGTTGCGACCGGCGGCCCGATCCGGCAGCGGCGATTCGGGCGAGAACGGGCGCTTGCGGCAGGTGCCGTCGTAACCCGGCTTGCGCCGCTCACGCTCGGCTTGGCGCCGTTTAATTTCCAATTCCTGGGCAGTGCAGTAGCACGGATAAG
Above is a genomic segment from Candidatus Binataceae bacterium containing:
- the gltX gene encoding glutamate--tRNA ligase, translating into MSVCTRYAPSPTGSLHIGNVRSGLFAYLFARNQGGRFILRIDDTDQERSTKESLQEIVESLRWLGIEWDAGPPDPAYFQSSRFERYRAEARRLLAEGKAYPCYCTAQELEIKRRQAERERRKPGYDGTCRKRPFSPESPLPDRAAGRNYTIRFRSPDEGETVVQDLVKGVAVFDNRELDDLIIFRSDGVPTYNFASVIDDSDFGVTHVIRGDDHLPNTPRQIQIFEALGHTPPAFAHLPMVMGSDGKPLSKRHGATSVFAYRDAGYFPETLLNYLARLGWSHGDQEIFSKQELIEYFSFEACGKSPGIFNPEKLLWLNFHYLKLRSNEQLAREVVPFIERAGLPVPSDRQWLERMVGTLRERAKTLVELVEFARFYLTDDIAIDDKARVKFLRPEIAAPLRALAQALSQLNGDFSESAIEAAFTQVLQRFELKLGQLAQPVRVALTGGTVSPGIFQVIAVLGAHRSVARLEHALELIVA